From the genome of Biomphalaria glabrata chromosome 1, xgBioGlab47.1, whole genome shotgun sequence, one region includes:
- the LOC106063384 gene encoding RING finger protein 24-like: MEADQVPFNVSLPLLGVGAFTLLLSFCFCCYLWRLKKAGQYEEKGYVVKKFTFRDKHQQNDTCSVCLEEFKKGEKIAVCTCRHGFHSKCLEQWLEHKNNCPLCKAPVRNRIGERTVLISHATTSSV; the protein is encoded by the exons ATGGAAGCTGATCAGGTTCCTTTCAATGTTTCATTGCCGTTACTGGGAGTTGGAGCATTTACTCTGCTGCTCAGTTTCTGCTTTTGCTGTTATCTTTGgag ATTAAAAAAGGCTGGACAATATGAAGAAAAAGGCTATGTTGTT AAAAAATTTACATTCAGAGATAAGCACCAACAGAATGAT acTTGTTCCGTTTGTTTGGAAGAATTTAAGAAAGGTGAAAAGATAGCAGTTTGTACTTGCCGGCATGGTTTCCATTCAAA GTGTCTAGAGCAGTGGCTtgaacacaaaaacaattgtcCGTTATGCAAAGCACCGGTCCGCAACAGAATTGGAGAAAGAACAGTCTTGATAAGTCATGCCACAACATCATCAGTTTAA